The window TAAGAATCATACGATTGATTGGAGAAGCCATTCGCTCCATTCGATGCCAAACCTCCCGTAACCAATCTCCCATAATGGAGGATAGTATGATGTCATCATTGACCCGCACTGTGATTTCAGGACTGGCCCTGCTTTTTCTGGCGGCAACATCCGCCTGTGTCGGCGCGAAGCCTCAGACCAGCCCGCAGGCTGTTCTCGGAACCACATGGCAGTGGATTGCCACGATAACTCCTCAGGAGACCGTAAAGGCGATCGAACCGGAACGGTATACGTTGTTGCTGGACGAAGAGCGCCTTGTTGCACGTTTTGACTGCAACCGTGGCGGCGGTCAGTATACCCTTGAAGAGGGCAAGCTTTCCTTCGGTATGCTTATGTCGACCCGTATGATGTGCCCGCCGGACTCACAGGACATGCTGTTCATGCGCGATCTTGAGCGCGTTGCCACGTTCCGTGTGGAAGACGGCGTGCTGCATCTGGGATTCGCCGGTGATGGCGGCGAGATGCAGTTCCTTCCGCTCCCCTAGCACATGCGACTCTGTCTTTGTGGTAGGTCGAAAGACGGATAAACAAAGCCCCCGCATATGCGGGGGCTTTTACTTTGTAGGAGGGGGCATGGTGTGAAATCGGAAGGGACAGTGTATGTTGCAGGCCTAACCTGCATTGGACTTGTCGCTGGCGGGTAACGCTGCATGCTTTATAGGCATTTTAACTTTTCTCCGAAAATGAATTTGTGAGGGAAAAATATCCTATTCACAAACGTTATTATAGAAAAGAATAATATTTATCCTATGTGGGAGGTTAACATGGCTAAAATTCCTTTGTTTGCAAGCGGCACCATAAAGGGACGCCTTCATAGCTTCATATGCTCCTTCATGTTTGTTTGTCTTATCCTTGCGCTTGTTGCGCTTCCCTATCAGCTGGATATTAAAGCTCGAAAAATGTCTGTGGCTGTAGCCCTTGCCGATGACGATGGTGGAGGAGACAGCGATGGTGGAGGAGACAGCGATGGTGGAGGCGACCGTGGTGGTGATGACGGCGGAGATGACGGCGGAGATGACGGCGGAGATGACGACGGCGATGACGATGGTGATGACGATGGTGATGACGATGGTGATGACGATGGTGATGACGACGGCGATGACGATGGTGATGACGATGGTGATGACGAAGGTGATGACGACAAGGATGACGATGGTGATGACGACAAGGATGACGACAAGGATGACGACAAGGATGATGACAAGAGCGATGACAAGGGTGATGACAAGGGTGATGACAAGGGTGACGACGACAAGGGAGCCAGTGACAGTAGCAGAAGACGGGGTGAGGGTGGTAATGTTTCTGGTGCAGTAAACGTTGGCGGCGTGGAAGGGCTTTCTCCCGTGTCGGAAGATGAAGAGGCCGGTTTGCTGGGCAACTGGGGCGAAGCTGGCGAGAAATGATTGCGAGCAGTTGTTCGGGAACTTGATATGTACTGAATATGTGGAACCGCAATATTACGAGAAACAGCGTAACGGGAAAGGAGCTGCTGAAACTGGAATTGATCAGCCTCCTTCCCCGCTTGCGTAGGTTTTCCAGAGGATTGGCACGAGACACGGAAACTGCCGATGATCTTGTTCAGGAAGCCTGCGAGCATGCTTTGGGGCGACTGGAACAGTTTCATCCGGGAACACGTTTCGACAGCTGGATGTTCCGAATTCTTCATACGCGATGGCTGGATCGTTTGCGCAAGGGCAAGGTCAGGGCCAATTATTTAAGGCTTGTCAACGGCGGTGCTGAAGAGATTTCCATACATAACGGTGCGCCGCTTGGAGTTGAGGACGCCATGGACATGAAAACAGCATTCGGGTCTCTGTCAGAAGAACAACTCTCTGCAATCATTCTTGTTTGTGTTGAAGGGTATTCGTATGCCGAGGCAGGCGAGATTCTCAATCTGCCGTCGGGCACTGTTGCGAGCCGTGTTGCCCGGGGAAAAAGGGATCTGGTTAAGGCCCTATATCCCGAACTGTCTGATAAGTGACGCTGCTTGCTCTAATGAGAGAGGTATTCATGAACAGGACTTTTGATGAAATGGAGCTGCAAGCCTATATTGAAGGTGAATTGGATCTGCAAGAAATGGCGCGGAATGACGCCCTGATCGCGCAGGACGAGCAAGCTCGGGAATATGTCATCAAAACTGTACGGTCTGTTGCAATGCTTAAGGCGGAGATGAATCGTGTGCTTGATGAACCCATTCCGTTACGGCTTTTGGAAGCGGTCAGGACAACGCATCAAGAAAAAGGGGCGCGTGGCGGGTGGTTCCAGTTATCGCGAATAGCGGC is drawn from Desulfovibrio mangrovi and contains these coding sequences:
- a CDS encoding RNA polymerase sigma factor: MWNRNITRNSVTGKELLKLELISLLPRLRRFSRGLARDTETADDLVQEACEHALGRLEQFHPGTRFDSWMFRILHTRWLDRLRKGKVRANYLRLVNGGAEEISIHNGAPLGVEDAMDMKTAFGSLSEEQLSAIILVCVEGYSYAEAGEILNLPSGTVASRVARGKRDLVKALYPELSDK
- a CDS encoding META domain-containing protein — its product is MMSSLTRTVISGLALLFLAATSACVGAKPQTSPQAVLGTTWQWIATITPQETVKAIEPERYTLLLDEERLVARFDCNRGGGQYTLEEGKLSFGMLMSTRMMCPPDSQDMLFMRDLERVATFRVEDGVLHLGFAGDGGEMQFLPLP